The genomic segment CCCGCACGGGGACGGCGACGGAGCGGACCCCCGGAGCCAGCTCCTCGTCCGCCAGCGCCCAGCCGCGGGCGCGCACCTCGGTGAGCTCCTCGTGCAGCCGCTCCGGCGTGCTCCGGTCGTTCCCTCCCGGCAGGCCGGAGCGGCTGGGCAGGGCCAGCGCGGCCGCCAGCTCGGCGGGGGAGAGGGCGGCGAGCAGCACCTTCCCCTGAGAGGTCCGGAGGGCGGGGAACCGGGTGCCGATCTCCACCCGCAGGGCGATGATCTTGGGTACGGAGACCCGGGCCACGTAGACGATGTCCGAGCCGTCCAGCTGGGCCATGGACGAGGACTCGCCGGTGCGGGCGACCAGCGACTCCATGTGCGGCCGCGCGATGTCCCAGAGGCCGAGGGCTCCCACATAGGCCATGCCCAGCGTGAGCACCTTGGGGGTCAGCTGGAAGGCGCTGCCGGAGGACCGGACGAAGCCGAGCTCCTCCAGCGTCAGCAGCAGCCGGCGGGCGGTCGGCCGGGCGAGCCCGGCCGCGGTGGCCACCTCGGTCAGGGACATGCTGCGGTGGTCGGTGTCGAAGGCGGCCAGCACGTCCAGCCCGCGGGCCAGGGACTCGACGAAGTCCGGCCCCGCCCCTCGTCCAGCCATCTCCCTGCCTCCCGTGATCGTGTGGTCCGCGGTGCCCGGCTGGGCGACCGCCCGTCCCGGGGGAGCCTACGGCCTCGGCGGGACGGTACGGGCATCCGGTGGCGGCCGCCGGGGCCGCTCAGCCACCGGAATACGGCTCACCGAACACGGTGCCCCGGGCGCCGTGCGTGGAGTCCGACTTGTACGCGGTGTACTGGTACGGGTTGTCCAGCACCTCGTCGTCCGGCAGGTCGGGGTCCATGCCGGCGGCCCACGCCTCCTCGCCCAGCGCCGACCGCAGATGCTCCACGGTCGCCTCGGCGGTGCGCCGCACGGCCGGCAGATCGGCGCCGACCAGCCGGTGCGCGTACTTCACCACCCGGCCGTCGACCAGCACGGTGTGCACATCGCCGCGCTGCGCCTGGAACACCACGTGCCCGTAGGGGTTGAGCAGCGGGAACGAGACCGGTGAGGCGTCGTTCCGGATCAGCACGATGTCGGCCTTCGCCCCCGGTTCCAGCCGGCCCAGGTCGTCCCGGCCCAGGGCGCGGGCGCCGCCCCGGGTCGCCCAGTCGACCACCTGCTCGGCCCGCAGATGGACATGGGTCACCGTGTCGCCGCGCGTATGGGCCTCCAGATGCTCGCGCGACCGGTCGGCGCCGAGCGTGGTGCGCATCGCGGTGAAGAGGTCGCCGCTCCACCACACGCTGGTGTCCATTGACAACGACACCGGAATGCCGTGCCGGCGGACCTGCCAGGTGGGCGGGTAGCCCTGGCCGGCGCTCTGCTCGGATTCGGTGGAGACGGACACGGAACCGCCGGTGGCGGCGATCCGGTGGTAGGAGTCGGCGGTGAGCGTCGCCGCGTGGACGTAGACGGTCTCCGGGGTCATGAAGCCGTTCTCGTGCATCAGGCGGATGCCCGCGTCGTCGGTGGCCCCCCAGACCCCCGCGTGGGTGGTGACCGGTAGTCCGAGCTCGCGGGCGGCCTCGAAGGCGGCCTTCTCCGGGAAGGCGGGATCGCCCGTGACGTCGAAGGCGAGCTGGAAGCCGAGGAGGTCGCCCTTCCCGGTGCGGCTCCGGTCGAGGAAGGACCGGACGGCGGGGTCGGCGGTCCACTCCCACGGCGCCGCGTGGATGTTGCCGTAGGCGAGGACGAACCGGCCGGGGACCGCCCGGAGGGCGTCGACGGCGGCCTCCGCGTGGTCCACGGTCCGCAGGCCGTGGGACCAGTCGACCGTGGTGGTGACCCCCGCCTCCAGCGCTTCCCAGGCGGAGAGCAGGTTGCCGGCGTACACGTCCTCCGGTCGGAAGGCCCTGCCGTGCTCCAGGTAGTACCAGACGAAGTACTGCGTCAGCGTCCAGTCGGCGCCGTAGCCGCGCATGGCGGTCTGCCACATGTGCCGGTGGGTGTCGATCATGCCCGGCATGACGATGCCCCCGCGGGCGTCGATCTCCCAGCAGCCCTCGGGGACGTCGAGGCCCCGGCCGACCGCGGCGACGCGATCGTCCACGACCAGGACGTCCGCGCCGGTCAGAACGGTGCGGGCGTCGTCCATGGTCAGCACGGTTCCGCCGCGGAACACCACCGGCCGGCCGGCCGCCGGCACCTGGGCTTCGGGGTGGGACATCTCATCCTCCACAGGGTCGGCCGGGGTGGCGGACGACTGTCCGTATGCCGGTCGCGTACTTGGTGCGGCCACTGTGGAACGGCTCGTGGGGCCTGTCAAGAGTCCGGCACCGCGGGCTACCCGTTCGCGTGAGTCCCTTGACAGCCCCACGGGGCCGCGCCGAGACTGGGCCGGAGTCCAGCGGACGAGTGTCCGTGCAGCGGACAAGCGGAATCGGACGCGCCATACGCCGAAGATCGGAGAACAGCCGTGCCCGGTACAGAGCCCCGCCGCGGCCCCCTCTCGGGGCTGCTGGTGGCCGACTTCTCCCGGATCCTCGCCGGCCCCTACGCGACGATGCTCCTGGCCGACCTCGGCGCGGAGGTGGTCAAGGTCGAGGCCCCCGGCGGCGACGACACCCGGTCCTGGCAGCCGCCGGTCCGGAACGGCGTCTCGACGTACTACCTGGGGATCAACCGCAACAAGCGCTCCGTCGTGCTCGACCTCAAGGACCCCGGTGACCTCGCGGCGGCCCGCGAACTCGCCCGGCGCGCCGATGTGTTCGTCGAGAACTTCAAGCCCGGTGGCCTGGCCCGCTTCGGACTGGACTACGACACGGTCGCCGCCGGCAACCCGGCCGTCGTCTACGCCTCGATCAGCGGCTTCGGCAGCGGCCCGGAAGGCGCCGCCCTGCCCGGCTACGACCTGATCGTCCAGGCCATCTCCGGCCTGATGAGCCTCACCGGTGACCCGGACGGCCCGCCGTTCCGCGCGGGCATCTCCGTCTTCGACGTGATGGCGGGGCTGCACGCCACCATCGGTGTGCTGTCAGCCCTGCACGCCCGCCGTGACAGCGGCCGCGGCCAGCACGTGGAGGTCAATCTGCTGTCCTCGGCCCTGTCGGGGCTGGTCAACCAGACCAGCGCCCATGTCGCCGGGGGCGTCGTCCCGCACCGGATGGGCAACAGCCATCCCAGCCTCTTCCCCTACGAACCGCTGCCCTGCTCGGACGGCGACCTGATCGTCACGGCCGGGAACAACGGCCAGTTCCGCCGGCTGGCCGAGGTCCTCGGCGTCCCGGAGCTCGCC from the Streptomyces xinghaiensis S187 genome contains:
- a CDS encoding IclR family transcriptional regulator domain-containing protein → MAGRGAGPDFVESLARGLDVLAAFDTDHRSMSLTEVATAAGLARPTARRLLLTLEELGFVRSSGSAFQLTPKVLTLGMAYVGALGLWDIARPHMESLVARTGESSSMAQLDGSDIVYVARVSVPKIIALRVEIGTRFPALRTSQGKVLLAALSPAELAAALALPSRSGLPGGNDRSTPERLHEELTEVRARGWALADEELAPGVRSVAVPVRDGTGTVRAAMNVTVHAAETSTEKLLREHLPLLLRTAGDISAEWALWQSRPHQELDARTETASAPG
- a CDS encoding amidohydrolase family protein, producing MSHPEAQVPAAGRPVVFRGGTVLTMDDARTVLTGADVLVVDDRVAAVGRGLDVPEGCWEIDARGGIVMPGMIDTHRHMWQTAMRGYGADWTLTQYFVWYYLEHGRAFRPEDVYAGNLLSAWEALEAGVTTTVDWSHGLRTVDHAEAAVDALRAVPGRFVLAYGNIHAAPWEWTADPAVRSFLDRSRTGKGDLLGFQLAFDVTGDPAFPEKAAFEAARELGLPVTTHAGVWGATDDAGIRLMHENGFMTPETVYVHAATLTADSYHRIAATGGSVSVSTESEQSAGQGYPPTWQVRRHGIPVSLSMDTSVWWSGDLFTAMRTTLGADRSREHLEAHTRGDTVTHVHLRAEQVVDWATRGGARALGRDDLGRLEPGAKADIVLIRNDASPVSFPLLNPYGHVVFQAQRGDVHTVLVDGRVVKYAHRLVGADLPAVRRTAEATVEHLRSALGEEAWAAGMDPDLPDDEVLDNPYQYTAYKSDSTHGARGTVFGEPYSGG
- a CDS encoding CaiB/BaiF CoA transferase family protein, with product MPGTEPRRGPLSGLLVADFSRILAGPYATMLLADLGAEVVKVEAPGGDDTRSWQPPVRNGVSTYYLGINRNKRSVVLDLKDPGDLAAARELARRADVFVENFKPGGLARFGLDYDTVAAGNPAVVYASISGFGSGPEGAALPGYDLIVQAISGLMSLTGDPDGPPFRAGISVFDVMAGLHATIGVLSALHARRDSGRGQHVEVNLLSSALSGLVNQTSAHVAGGVVPHRMGNSHPSLFPYEPLPCSDGDLIVTAGNNGQFRRLAEVLGVPELADDPRFGRNEDRTANRAELRPLLVERLRTRTRMEWFRDIIAAGVPCGPINTIAGGVEFAREVGLDPVVTAGEGPDAVPSVRNPITFSGTPPEYRLPPPSLDEHGAEIRRWLSAPAGAAAPDEESPA